One Phycisphaera mikurensis NBRC 102666 DNA window includes the following coding sequences:
- a CDS encoding WecB/TagA/CpsF family glycosyltransferase, protein MSAPLPSSSPPEAAEGAEGPAGPERRVRLAGVDLDPLTLRGTIELMLGALDAGRGGWLVTSNLDHLRRAGHDPSFRAMLAAADRVVADGMPLVWASRIAGTPLPERVAGSTLSAEMAAAAAARGRSLFLLGGNPGVADAAAARLREDHPDLVIAGTHCPPLGFEDDPEAAPALRAALASSDADLVYVALGSPKQEKLIAELRGEGLLPGAWWVGVGISLSFLCGEVSRAPGWVQAAGLEWVHRLAQEPRRLARRYLVDGLPYAARLLAAAAWSRLTRPAAATFRPAEASGAAPPAPGPGADA, encoded by the coding sequence ATGAGTGCCCCCCTCCCGAGCTCATCTCCACCGGAGGCCGCGGAGGGCGCGGAGGGCCCCGCCGGCCCGGAGCGTCGCGTCCGCTTGGCGGGCGTCGACCTCGACCCGCTGACCCTCCGCGGCACGATCGAGCTGATGCTCGGGGCGCTGGACGCCGGCCGGGGCGGGTGGCTGGTGACGTCAAATCTCGATCACCTCCGGCGGGCGGGGCACGACCCAAGCTTCCGTGCCATGCTCGCGGCGGCCGACCGCGTCGTCGCCGACGGGATGCCGCTGGTGTGGGCATCCCGGATCGCCGGAACGCCCCTGCCCGAGCGGGTCGCGGGCTCGACGCTGTCCGCCGAGATGGCCGCCGCCGCCGCCGCCCGCGGCCGCTCGCTGTTCCTCCTCGGCGGCAACCCCGGCGTGGCCGACGCCGCGGCGGCTCGGTTGCGGGAGGACCATCCGGACCTGGTCATCGCCGGCACGCACTGCCCGCCTCTGGGCTTCGAGGACGATCCCGAGGCGGCTCCGGCGTTGCGGGCGGCTCTCGCCTCCAGCGACGCCGACCTTGTGTACGTCGCGTTGGGTTCCCCGAAGCAGGAGAAGCTCATCGCCGAGCTCCGTGGCGAGGGCCTGCTGCCCGGGGCCTGGTGGGTCGGCGTCGGGATCTCGCTCTCCTTTCTATGCGGCGAGGTCTCCCGGGCCCCGGGCTGGGTTCAAGCGGCCGGGCTGGAGTGGGTCCACCGCCTGGCCCAGGAGCCGCGACGCCTGGCTCGGCGTTACCTCGTCGACGGGCTGCCCTACGCCGCGCGGCTGCTGGCGGCGGCGGCGTGGAGTCGCCTCACCCGCCCGGCCGCGGCTACCTTCCGGCCCGCGGAGGCCTCGGGCGCCGCTCCCCCGGCTCCGGGTCCCGGAGCCGACGCCTGA
- a CDS encoding PEP-CTERM sorting domain-containing protein has protein sequence MKLKTALLAAASTSLLAFAGAATAQTTYNGPFVGNTVTYSNVIDGDDLFGAPTLSADTLNFTPVGFNAQSTNGGIDLVDGFLSTVIEANDGQAITGFTLQESGVFALDSINAATGTADTRVQVSVGFSVNILEVDGSAVSVPFIITDDVLLMANLADDRGIGQAWAASTSLDLVSLAAGQGVTGDITKAIVTLDNQLLAVSEAGTTSFVDKKGVRAVSITVPEPTSALFVLGAGAMLLRRRVAA, from the coding sequence ATGAAGCTCAAAACCGCCCTTCTCGCCGCCGCCTCGACGTCGCTGCTTGCTTTTGCGGGCGCCGCCACGGCCCAGACCACCTACAACGGCCCGTTCGTGGGCAACACGGTGACCTACTCGAACGTGATCGACGGGGACGACCTGTTCGGCGCCCCCACCCTCTCGGCCGACACGCTCAACTTCACCCCCGTCGGGTTCAACGCCCAGTCCACCAACGGTGGCATCGACCTGGTGGACGGCTTCCTGAGCACGGTCATCGAGGCGAACGACGGCCAGGCGATCACCGGGTTCACGCTTCAGGAGTCGGGCGTCTTCGCTCTTGATTCCATCAACGCTGCCACCGGGACCGCGGACACCCGCGTCCAGGTCAGCGTCGGCTTCTCCGTCAACATCCTGGAGGTCGACGGCAGCGCGGTTTCCGTGCCCTTCATCATCACCGATGACGTGCTCCTCATGGCGAACCTCGCCGACGACCGCGGCATCGGCCAGGCCTGGGCGGCCTCCACCTCGCTGGACCTCGTGTCCCTCGCCGCGGGGCAGGGCGTGACCGGGGACATCACCAAGGCGATCGTGACCCTCGACAACCAGCTCCTCGCGGTCAGCGAAGCCGGCACGACCTCCTTCGTGGACAAGAAGGGCGTGCGTGCGGTCTCGATCACCGTGCCCGAGCCCACTTCCGCTCTGTTCGTGCTCGGTGCCGGGGCGATGCTGCTCCGCCGTCGCGTCGCGGCCTGA
- a CDS encoding sulfite exporter TauE/SafE family protein, producing the protein MPDVLSAGSTGGAGWLDTLTAASRLDGVTPLAAVVLLAVAALVIGVAKSGFGGTLNILAVPLVASALRADVAVAVMLPVMLVADAVAIQQHGRHCSAARVKPALAGAGVGVAASGVLMAGLAGSPAGLAWVLQVAVGAVSVAMVAVQGWRLAGGRLPRVPDRPAAAACAGVASGLLSTLAHSAGPLMAAYLLEARLNKRVLTGTLVVFFGVMNLFKAVAYGGVGLFDPAGLALSAAMLLVLPAGSALGLWLHRRVPEKPFLAVVYAAAALAGGRMLWQAFAPAT; encoded by the coding sequence GTGCCCGACGTCCTCTCCGCCGGATCCACCGGCGGGGCCGGCTGGCTCGACACGCTCACCGCGGCGTCGCGGCTCGACGGCGTGACGCCGCTGGCGGCGGTGGTGCTGCTGGCGGTCGCGGCTCTGGTGATCGGCGTGGCGAAGTCGGGCTTCGGCGGGACGCTGAACATCCTGGCGGTGCCGCTGGTCGCCTCGGCCCTGCGGGCGGACGTGGCGGTGGCGGTGATGCTTCCGGTGATGCTGGTGGCGGACGCCGTGGCGATCCAGCAGCACGGGCGGCACTGCAGCGCCGCCCGTGTGAAGCCGGCGCTCGCGGGGGCGGGGGTGGGGGTGGCGGCTTCGGGGGTGCTGATGGCCGGCCTCGCCGGCTCGCCGGCGGGCCTGGCGTGGGTGCTGCAGGTGGCGGTGGGGGCGGTGTCGGTGGCGATGGTGGCGGTGCAGGGCTGGCGACTGGCCGGCGGCCGGCTCCCCCGCGTGCCCGACCGCCCCGCCGCCGCCGCGTGCGCGGGGGTGGCGTCGGGCCTGCTCTCGACACTGGCGCACTCGGCCGGGCCGCTGATGGCGGCGTACTTGCTGGAGGCCCGCCTAAACAAGCGGGTGCTGACCGGGACGCTGGTGGTCTTCTTCGGCGTGATGAACCTGTTCAAGGCGGTCGCCTACGGCGGCGTCGGGCTCTTCGACCCGGCGGGCCTCGCGCTCTCCGCCGCCATGTTGCTGGTGCTGCCGGCGGGCTCGGCGCTCGGGCTGTGGCTGCACCGGCGGGTGCCCGAGAAGCCGTTCCTGGCGGTCGTCTACGCCGCGGCCGCGCTCGCCGGCGGGCGGATGCTGTGGCAGGCCTTCGCCCCGGCGACCTGA
- a CDS encoding uracil-DNA glycosylase family protein → MTDTADALVAAALCLRERLGPLRFAEPVHAVYQPLAYAWPMMEAYLRRFGAGRKSVLLVGMNPGPWGMAQTGVPFGDVPSVRGFLGLEAPIGKPADEHPKRPVTGLGCPRTEVSGSRVWSMVRARFGTPEAFFADHFVLNFCPLVFLGATGRNLTPDKLPAAEREPLLAACDEHLAEVVRILRPAFAVGIGVWAEKRVAAAVEAAGAGSTVGRILHPSPASPLANTDWGGQATRQLEELGAW, encoded by the coding sequence ATGACCGACACCGCCGATGCCCTCGTCGCCGCCGCGCTCTGCTTGCGCGAGCGGCTCGGGCCGCTGCGGTTCGCCGAGCCGGTCCACGCCGTCTACCAGCCGCTCGCGTACGCGTGGCCGATGATGGAGGCGTACCTCCGCCGCTTCGGTGCCGGCAGGAAGAGCGTGCTGCTGGTGGGCATGAACCCGGGGCCCTGGGGCATGGCCCAGACGGGCGTGCCCTTCGGGGACGTGCCGTCGGTCCGCGGCTTCCTCGGGCTCGAGGCGCCCATCGGCAAGCCGGCCGACGAGCACCCCAAGCGGCCGGTCACCGGCCTCGGCTGCCCGCGGACCGAGGTCTCCGGCAGCCGGGTGTGGTCGATGGTCCGCGCGCGTTTCGGCACGCCCGAGGCCTTCTTCGCCGATCACTTCGTCCTGAACTTCTGCCCGCTCGTGTTCCTGGGCGCCACCGGCCGGAACCTGACCCCCGACAAGCTGCCCGCCGCCGAGCGCGAGCCGCTGCTGGCCGCCTGCGACGAGCACCTCGCGGAGGTGGTGCGGATCCTCCGGCCGGCCTTCGCGGTGGGCATCGGCGTCTGGGCGGAGAAGCGGGTCGCGGCGGCGGTGGAGGCGGCGGGAGCCGGATCGACCGTCGGCCGGATCCTGCACCCCAGCCCGGCGAGCCCGCTGGCGAACACGGACTGGGGCGGGCAGGCGACGCGGCAGCTCGAGGAGCTGGGAGCGTGGTGA
- a CDS encoding putative zinc-binding metallopeptidase: MDTCVCDNRLFLDNTACGRCGREVGFCPCTRAMTAVEPHRGDADPAARRCLATGRTLFPCSNRSLHRVCNRYVLAPEDGSDAEALCDYCKLNDTIPDLSIPGHLERWADLEAAKRRVLWGFDHQGIPYGGEGSGCSPPLSFRFMADAVPGDEPGQWIPQGPGPDGKPKKPIYTGHASGVITLNLREADSVAREKLRVQMHEPKRTLVGHLRHELGHYVWDLLVKDDEPERARCVGVFGNHEDPTYADAMKAYYADGPAAGWPATHISGYATMHPWEDFAETFGWYTLMMGALYTADAGEVHLPLAAPDTPLDERLGSYLQLSVQLNEQARNFGLPDFVSEAVPEPVREKLAYVDGLLERNRVRPAADAACDA; the protein is encoded by the coding sequence ATGGACACCTGCGTCTGCGACAACCGCCTCTTCCTCGACAACACCGCCTGCGGCCGCTGCGGCCGCGAGGTGGGCTTCTGCCCCTGCACCCGCGCCATGACGGCGGTGGAGCCGCACCGCGGCGACGCCGATCCCGCCGCCCGCAGGTGCCTCGCCACCGGCCGGACGCTGTTCCCCTGCTCCAACCGCAGCCTGCACCGCGTGTGCAACCGCTACGTGCTCGCGCCCGAGGATGGCTCCGACGCGGAGGCTTTGTGCGACTACTGCAAGCTGAACGACACGATCCCCGACCTCTCCATCCCGGGGCACCTGGAGCGGTGGGCCGACCTGGAGGCGGCGAAGCGTCGCGTGCTCTGGGGCTTCGACCACCAAGGCATCCCCTATGGAGGCGAGGGCTCGGGCTGCTCGCCGCCGCTGTCCTTCCGCTTCATGGCCGACGCGGTGCCCGGCGACGAGCCGGGCCAGTGGATCCCGCAGGGGCCCGGGCCCGACGGGAAGCCGAAGAAGCCGATCTACACCGGCCACGCCAGCGGCGTGATCACCCTGAACCTGCGGGAGGCGGACTCGGTGGCCCGCGAGAAGCTGCGGGTGCAGATGCACGAGCCCAAGCGCACGCTGGTGGGCCACCTGCGCCACGAGCTGGGCCACTACGTGTGGGACCTCCTCGTGAAGGACGACGAGCCCGAGCGTGCCCGCTGCGTCGGCGTCTTCGGGAACCACGAGGACCCGACCTACGCCGACGCCATGAAGGCGTACTACGCGGACGGGCCCGCGGCCGGCTGGCCCGCGACGCACATCAGCGGGTACGCCACGATGCACCCCTGGGAGGACTTCGCGGAGACCTTCGGCTGGTACACGCTGATGATGGGGGCGCTCTACACCGCCGACGCCGGCGAGGTCCACCTGCCGCTGGCCGCGCCCGACACGCCGCTGGACGAGCGGCTGGGTTCGTACCTCCAGCTGTCCGTCCAGCTCAACGAGCAGGCCCGCAACTTCGGCCTGCCGGACTTCGTCTCCGAGGCAGTGCCCGAGCCGGTGCGGGAGAAGCTGGCGTACGTCGACGGGCTGCTGGAGCGGAACCGCGTGCGGCCGGCCGCCGACGCGGCCTGCGACGCCTGA
- a CDS encoding archaeosortase/exosortase family protein encodes MPWRLTLLGLAAAGAMLLALPAWVACARAALGHEADAGILIAPVVFVFLVTLRWRRLVVLRPRPDALGVAVAALGVVLLALATADPLGGGSWFLGGPLFRGGPAATWARTAAVGGAVLLLLGSITAVTGHRLAGRFGAAMGALVFLVPLPQSLITQVSEPMNLAAARVACGIFEVFSVGAGVEGGTMFIERGAGQRWMPVPLAETAQALPIAMMLGVVCYAFVFGSPLRPLVRTAVLLLCPIAGVLSCAGVLVATLLFSTPEAPAWAWAQVGGQWLMMAVAFLLLMGLIRLLAWAAVPVRRFSLAN; translated from the coding sequence GTGCCCTGGCGCCTCACGCTCCTGGGGCTGGCGGCCGCCGGAGCGATGCTCCTCGCTCTCCCGGCTTGGGTCGCTTGCGCGCGGGCGGCGCTCGGGCACGAGGCCGACGCGGGCATCCTGATCGCCCCGGTCGTCTTCGTCTTCCTGGTGACGCTGCGGTGGCGGCGGCTGGTGGTTCTCCGGCCGCGGCCCGATGCGTTGGGGGTCGCGGTCGCCGCCCTGGGGGTCGTGCTGCTCGCGCTCGCCACCGCCGACCCCCTCGGCGGCGGGAGCTGGTTCCTCGGGGGGCCGCTCTTCCGCGGCGGCCCGGCGGCGACCTGGGCGCGCACGGCGGCGGTGGGTGGCGCCGTGCTGCTTCTGCTCGGCTCGATCACCGCCGTCACCGGCCACCGCCTGGCGGGGCGCTTCGGCGCGGCGATGGGGGCGCTCGTGTTCCTCGTGCCGCTGCCGCAGTCGCTCATCACGCAGGTCTCAGAGCCGATGAACCTCGCGGCGGCGCGGGTCGCTTGCGGGATCTTCGAGGTCTTCAGCGTGGGGGCCGGCGTGGAGGGCGGGACCATGTTCATCGAGCGGGGTGCGGGGCAGCGGTGGATGCCCGTGCCGCTGGCCGAGACCGCCCAGGCGCTGCCGATCGCGATGATGCTCGGCGTGGTCTGCTACGCCTTCGTCTTCGGCTCGCCGCTGCGCCCGCTGGTCCGCACCGCCGTGCTCCTGCTGTGCCCGATCGCGGGCGTTCTCAGCTGCGCCGGCGTCTTGGTGGCGACGCTGCTGTTCAGCACGCCCGAGGCGCCGGCCTGGGCGTGGGCCCAGGTCGGCGGGCAGTGGCTCATGATGGCGGTGGCGTTCCTGCTGCTGATGGGCCTGATCCGCCTGCTGGCGTGGGCGGCGGTCCCGGTCCGTCGCTTCTCGCTGGCGAACTGA
- the carA gene encoding glutamine-hydrolyzing carbamoyl-phosphate synthase small subunit, protein MPAPAPHTRARLALADGQVFAGDAFGHTGPATVAAEVCFNTSMSGYQEVLTDASYAGQIVVMTTPMIGNYGVNVEDLESDRVQVSGFVVRENSPTQSSFRSETSLHAFLAERGVIGLTGVDTRAITKTLRVDGALNGVISTDPATHDAALVAAARAAPGLVGRNLVAGVSRGQALRWEEDLGRWLPVQGRVPAASPRKTVVAIDCGAKLNILRHLVDRGCDVTVVPHDTPAAAILERKPDGLFVSNGPGDPAAVTPTTETLGALHGRVPTFGICLGHQLLAIAAGATTSKLKFGHRGGNQPVQNLGTGKVEITSQNHGFAVDRESLAARGAEPTHVNLNDRTLEGFRHAEEAVFAVQYHPEASPGPHDARYLFDCFIEMMDSGRSPDAEAMDRAQRRRNRPGDTAA, encoded by the coding sequence ATGCCCGCCCCCGCCCCCCATACGCGCGCCCGCCTCGCACTCGCCGACGGGCAGGTCTTCGCCGGCGACGCCTTCGGGCACACCGGCCCGGCCACCGTGGCCGCCGAGGTGTGCTTCAACACGAGCATGTCCGGCTACCAGGAGGTCCTCACGGACGCCTCCTACGCCGGGCAGATCGTGGTGATGACCACGCCGATGATCGGCAACTACGGCGTGAACGTGGAGGACCTCGAGAGCGATCGGGTCCAGGTCTCCGGCTTCGTGGTCCGCGAGAACTCGCCGACGCAGAGCAGCTTCCGCTCGGAGACGAGCCTGCACGCCTTCCTCGCCGAGCGCGGCGTCATCGGCCTCACCGGCGTGGACACGCGGGCCATCACCAAGACGCTCCGCGTCGACGGGGCCCTCAACGGCGTCATCAGCACGGATCCCGCGACCCACGACGCGGCCCTGGTGGCCGCCGCGCGGGCCGCGCCCGGCCTGGTCGGCCGCAACCTGGTCGCCGGGGTCAGCCGCGGGCAGGCCCTGCGGTGGGAGGAGGACCTGGGCCGCTGGCTCCCGGTGCAGGGCCGGGTGCCGGCGGCGAGCCCCCGCAAGACCGTCGTGGCGATCGACTGCGGGGCGAAGCTGAACATCCTGCGGCACCTGGTCGACCGCGGCTGCGACGTCACGGTCGTCCCCCACGACACGCCGGCCGCGGCGATCCTCGAGCGGAAGCCCGATGGGCTCTTCGTCTCCAACGGCCCGGGCGACCCCGCCGCGGTGACGCCGACCACCGAGACGCTCGGAGCGCTCCACGGCCGGGTCCCGACCTTCGGCATCTGCCTCGGGCACCAGCTGCTCGCGATCGCGGCGGGCGCGACGACCTCCAAGCTGAAGTTCGGCCACCGCGGCGGCAACCAGCCGGTGCAAAACCTGGGGACCGGCAAGGTGGAGATCACCAGCCAGAACCACGGCTTCGCCGTGGACCGCGAGAGCCTCGCCGCCCGCGGGGCGGAGCCGACGCACGTCAACCTCAACGACCGGACGCTGGAAGGGTTCCGCCACGCCGAAGAAGCCGTCTTCGCGGTGCAATACCACCCCGAAGCCAGCCCCGGCCCCCACGACGCCCGCTACCTGTTCGACTGCTTCATCGAGATGATGGACTCGGGGCGGAGCCCCGATGCCGAGGCGATGGACCGCGCCCAGCGACGCCGGAACCGGCCTGGTGACACGGCAGCATGA
- a CDS encoding LbetaH domain-containing protein yields the protein MSPKRSKSDTGSARFGGLAPRGGQHGGSRFDDPGGDEPQGPPPRVEAVVMLAGQVRPTPLRRATGRGSLELPLAAGHTVLDHWCEQLDAYAGLHGGATPLSVRVMLDHDADFERNPRFPAGIRLGLERDPSRLRGTGGLLSDVARGYDDDAVLLVVHASQLPIRPLASTLCGPVCREADVTLLCTRDGQPSGVMLVRCSALRGLKPVGFIDLNEQALPRIAASADVRVCRTARPTTMSLRTTSGYLEALRAYHGARSGSLGAPGPFAESWRPSFQVIESGASVAPGAVIHDSAVLSGARVDAGAVVVRSVVCPGTFVAPGRHVIDTIV from the coding sequence ATGAGCCCCAAGCGAAGCAAGTCCGACACCGGTTCCGCCCGCTTCGGCGGGCTCGCCCCGCGTGGGGGGCAGCACGGTGGCTCCCGCTTCGACGATCCCGGCGGCGACGAGCCGCAGGGGCCGCCCCCGCGCGTGGAAGCCGTGGTGATGCTCGCCGGGCAGGTGCGCCCGACGCCGCTGCGGCGGGCCACCGGCCGCGGCAGCCTGGAGCTCCCGCTCGCGGCCGGCCACACCGTTCTCGACCACTGGTGCGAGCAGCTGGACGCGTACGCGGGCCTGCACGGGGGGGCCACGCCGCTGTCGGTCCGCGTGATGCTCGACCACGACGCGGACTTCGAGCGGAACCCCCGCTTCCCCGCCGGCATCCGGCTGGGGCTCGAGCGTGATCCCTCGCGGCTTCGCGGAACCGGGGGGCTGCTCTCCGACGTCGCGCGGGGTTACGACGACGACGCCGTCCTGCTCGTCGTCCACGCCTCGCAGCTGCCGATCCGCCCGCTCGCCTCCACGCTCTGCGGCCCGGTCTGCCGGGAGGCCGACGTCACGCTGCTGTGCACCCGCGACGGGCAGCCCAGCGGGGTGATGCTCGTGCGGTGCAGCGCCCTCCGCGGCCTGAAGCCGGTGGGGTTCATCGATCTCAACGAGCAGGCGCTCCCGCGGATCGCCGCGTCCGCGGACGTCCGCGTGTGCCGCACCGCGCGGCCGACGACGATGTCGCTGCGCACGACGTCGGGCTACCTGGAGGCGTTGCGGGCATATCACGGCGCCCGCAGCGGCTCGCTGGGGGCGCCGGGGCCCTTCGCCGAGAGCTGGCGGCCCTCCTTCCAGGTCATCGAGTCGGGCGCCTCGGTCGCTCCCGGCGCCGTCATCCACGACTCCGCCGTGCTCTCGGGCGCCCGCGTCGACGCCGGAGCCGTGGTGGTCCGCAGCGTCGTCTGCCCCGGCACCTTCGTGGCGCCGGGCCGGCACGTCATCGACACCATCGTCTAA
- a CDS encoding AAA family ATPase yields the protein MEAETLPDDAVAAPGAGAVPPTPPFFRELAGVINAGTARGIVLAGEVHDLFHLRDATDATGEAASGAAAVGERPAGAWVPLVDFLVGRCSVPGMLVLVAELNGPLRLHAHGGAAAGWERLRDAWVAWRGGVEPSDEDILAQLAEPGKAGVNRQTRLRALRAQFSASIADVVGKPTVALELLRQLSLCSRSRRPGGEAYLAEDLLILVEAADLTLPAGDGDVARLNPADRHRVAVVEDWFADPGFANGRDSVVLLAGSASGVHPRVAALPTVRTISVDAPGRDTRLAFLESLQRGREAAGRPAARLPRGAAALADRSAGLSLHALRELLLTSAHAGEPVDDAAVVAAVERFLEKKLGEGVVGFSKPEHRLADVLGNGRLKAFLRDELLPRFRSTGEDALPGAAVAGPIGGGKTFIFEAVAAELGLPVLVLKNIRSQWFGQTDAVFEKLRAVLVSLGKVVIFVDEADTQFGGVGGDSHATERRLTGKVQQMMSDPTLRGRVIWLLMTARIERLSADIRRPGRVGDLILPVLDPEPGSADAADFLRWAAEPALGATPDDAALAELSAALGPTSAAAFGALRSRLGAEAARAGGPLGLDAVVAVVRDQLPADIAAERRYQTLQALLNTTRRALLPDPAVTEDDRAAWAVEAAALRRAGIGA from the coding sequence ATGGAAGCCGAAACCCTCCCCGACGACGCCGTCGCGGCCCCGGGCGCCGGGGCGGTGCCGCCCACACCGCCGTTCTTCCGGGAGCTGGCGGGCGTGATCAACGCCGGCACCGCCCGGGGCATCGTGCTCGCGGGGGAGGTCCACGACCTCTTCCACCTCCGCGACGCCACCGACGCGACCGGTGAGGCGGCGTCGGGCGCCGCGGCCGTCGGCGAGCGGCCCGCGGGGGCGTGGGTCCCGCTGGTCGATTTCCTCGTCGGCCGCTGCTCCGTGCCGGGCATGCTCGTGCTGGTCGCGGAGCTCAACGGGCCGCTGCGGCTGCACGCTCACGGCGGGGCGGCGGCGGGATGGGAGCGGCTCCGCGACGCCTGGGTGGCCTGGCGTGGCGGCGTGGAGCCCAGCGACGAGGACATCCTCGCCCAGCTCGCCGAGCCGGGGAAGGCCGGCGTCAACCGGCAGACGCGGCTGCGGGCGCTGCGGGCGCAGTTCTCCGCCTCCATCGCCGACGTGGTCGGCAAGCCGACGGTCGCGCTCGAGCTGCTCCGCCAGCTGTCGCTGTGCAGCCGTTCTCGCCGGCCCGGGGGCGAGGCGTACCTCGCCGAGGACCTGCTGATCCTCGTCGAGGCCGCCGACCTCACGCTGCCGGCCGGAGACGGCGACGTCGCCCGCTTGAATCCTGCGGACCGGCACCGCGTCGCGGTGGTGGAGGACTGGTTCGCCGACCCCGGCTTCGCCAACGGCCGCGACTCCGTGGTGCTGCTGGCGGGATCCGCCTCGGGGGTGCACCCGCGCGTGGCGGCGCTGCCCACGGTGCGGACGATCTCCGTCGACGCGCCCGGCCGCGACACGCGGCTGGCCTTCCTCGAGAGCCTGCAACGCGGGCGGGAGGCCGCCGGCCGGCCCGCCGCGCGGCTGCCTCGCGGAGCCGCCGCCCTGGCCGACCGCTCCGCGGGGCTCTCGCTGCACGCGCTCCGCGAGCTCCTGCTCACCTCCGCCCACGCCGGAGAGCCCGTGGACGACGCCGCGGTCGTCGCCGCGGTCGAGCGCTTCCTCGAGAAGAAGCTCGGCGAGGGCGTGGTGGGCTTCTCCAAGCCCGAGCACCGGCTCGCCGACGTGCTCGGCAACGGGCGGCTGAAGGCCTTCCTCCGCGACGAGCTGCTGCCCCGCTTCCGCTCCACCGGCGAGGACGCGCTCCCGGGCGCGGCGGTCGCCGGGCCGATCGGCGGCGGCAAGACGTTCATCTTCGAGGCCGTCGCCGCCGAGCTGGGACTGCCGGTGCTCGTGCTCAAGAACATCCGCAGCCAGTGGTTCGGCCAGACCGACGCGGTCTTCGAGAAGCTCCGCGCGGTGCTCGTGTCGCTGGGGAAGGTCGTCATCTTCGTCGACGAGGCGGACACGCAGTTCGGCGGCGTCGGCGGCGACAGCCACGCGACCGAGCGGCGGCTGACCGGCAAGGTGCAGCAGATGATGAGCGACCCGACGCTGCGGGGCCGGGTCATCTGGCTGCTGATGACCGCCCGCATCGAACGCCTCTCCGCGGACATCCGCCGGCCCGGCCGCGTCGGCGACCTCATCCTGCCCGTGCTCGACCCCGAGCCCGGCAGCGCCGACGCCGCCGACTTCCTCCGCTGGGCCGCGGAGCCCGCGCTGGGCGCGACCCCCGATGACGCGGCGCTCGCGGAGCTCTCCGCCGCCCTGGGGCCCACCTCCGCGGCCGCGTTCGGTGCCCTCCGCTCGCGGCTCGGAGCCGAGGCCGCCCGCGCCGGCGGCCCGCTCGGCCTCGACGCCGTCGTCGCGGTCGTGCGCGATCAACTGCCCGCCGACATCGCCGCGGAGCGGCGCTACCAGACGCTCCAGGCCCTGCTCAACACCACCCGCCGCGCGCTCCTGCCCGACCCCGCCGTCACCGAGGACGACCGCGCCGCCTGGGCCGTGGAGGCCGCCGCCCTCCGCCGCGCCGGCATTGGCGCCTGA
- a CDS encoding MotA/TolQ/ExbB proton channel family protein, with the protein MTVLPEILERGGPVVWPLLGLSVAALTVAVERAIFFAGCGRRAWARNAAAAAQRLRAGDAAGARAAVEGDAGVLAPVVRAAAAAEPAARAAAAAAEARAQAQRLERFLPWLGFVVTAAPMLGILGTVLGIIASFDALATTAGPAADPRAVGGGIGQALLSTAIGLVVTLATLPAWIWLRGRADRLLDRLEDVLAAAGGTPPAA; encoded by the coding sequence ATGACCGTGCTCCCGGAGATCCTCGAGCGCGGCGGGCCGGTGGTGTGGCCGCTGCTCGGCCTCTCGGTGGCGGCGTTGACGGTCGCGGTGGAGCGGGCGATCTTCTTCGCCGGGTGCGGGCGGCGCGCCTGGGCCCGCAACGCGGCGGCGGCGGCGCAGCGGCTGCGGGCCGGCGACGCCGCGGGCGCGCGCGCCGCGGTCGAGGGCGACGCCGGCGTGCTCGCCCCGGTGGTGCGTGCGGCCGCGGCGGCCGAGCCCGCGGCACGGGCGGCGGCGGCCGCCGCCGAGGCCCGCGCCCAGGCGCAGCGCCTGGAACGCTTCCTCCCGTGGCTGGGCTTCGTCGTCACCGCCGCGCCGATGCTCGGGATCCTCGGGACCGTGCTGGGCATCATCGCCAGCTTCGACGCGCTGGCGACCACCGCCGGCCCCGCCGCCGACCCCCGCGCCGTCGGCGGCGGCATCGGGCAGGCGCTGCTCTCCACCGCGATCGGGCTCGTCGTGACGCTCGCCACGCTGCCCGCGTGGATCTGGCTCCGCGGCCGGGCCGACCGCCTGCTCGACCGGCTCGAGGACGTGCTGGCCGCCGCGGGCGGCACGCCGCCCGCGGCCTGA